A single window of Candidatus Methylomirabilota bacterium DNA harbors:
- the rpsI gene encoding 30S ribosomal protein S9 codes for MAAVVERFYGTGRRKTSVARVWIRPGSGRVTINRRTFEDYFPRETLRMIIAQPLQVTNTAEQFDVLATVFGGGPTGQAGALRHGLARALVRFDENLRQVLKKAGLLTRDPRMRERKKYGQPGARQKFQYSKR; via the coding sequence ATGGCAGCCGTCGTCGAGCGCTTCTACGGCACCGGGCGCCGCAAGACATCCGTGGCCCGGGTCTGGATCCGGCCGGGCTCGGGACGGGTCACCATCAATCGGCGCACGTTCGAGGATTACTTTCCCCGTGAGACGCTGCGGATGATCATCGCCCAGCCGCTTCAAGTCACCAACACGGCGGAGCAGTTCGACGTGCTGGCCACCGTCTTCGGGGGAGGGCCCACCGGCCAGGCGGGTGCGCTGCGGCACGGGTTGGCCCGAGCGCTCGTCCGGTTCGACGAGAACTTGCGGCAGGTTCTCAAGAAGGCCGGGCTGCTCACCCGTGATCCACGGATGCGCGAGCGCAAGAAGTACGGGCAGCCAGGCGCCCGCCAGAAGTTCCAGTACTCCAAGCGGTAA
- the rplM gene encoding 50S ribosomal protein L13, producing the protein MRMSESERKWFVVDAQDQVLGRLATRVATILRGKHKPTFSPHLDGGDHVIVVNAEKVHLTGRKLRDKMYRWHTGYIGALREVNAETMLRTHPERVIEWAVQGMLPKNRLGRAMAKKLKVYRGSAHPHQAQRPEPLAAGQR; encoded by the coding sequence ATGAGGATGAGTGAGAGCGAGAGGAAGTGGTTCGTCGTCGACGCCCAGGACCAGGTGCTGGGGCGCCTGGCGACGCGGGTGGCGACGATCCTGAGGGGCAAGCACAAGCCGACGTTCAGCCCGCACCTGGATGGCGGCGACCACGTCATCGTCGTCAATGCCGAGAAGGTCCACCTCACCGGGCGCAAGCTTCGCGACAAGATGTACCGCTGGCACACCGGCTACATCGGCGCGCTCCGCGAGGTGAACGCCGAGACGATGCTCCGGACTCATCCCGAGCGGGTCATCGAGTGGGCCGTGCAGGGCATGCTGCCCAAGAATCGGCTGGGCCGGGCGATGGCCAAGAAGCTCAAGGTCTACCGGGGAAGCGCCCATCCGCACCAGGCCCAGCGTCCCGAGCCGCTGGCGGCGGGCCAGCGGTAA
- the nth gene encoding endonuclease III, which yields MSRARESREATKARARRIIAALERAYPDARIALEFTTSLELLVATILSAQCTDERVNTVTRSLFRKYRTAEDYARADPAALERDIRPTGFFRSKARAIVAMARMLVDKHGGQVPAERALLTALPGVGLKTANVVLGNAFGQPAIAVDTHVLRVSQRLGLARSRDPDPVHDELAEVLPRARWTRTCHLFQAHGRRTCVARKPRCPVCPVLTLCPWRDKTRA from the coding sequence GTGAGCAGGGCGCGGGAGTCTCGGGAGGCCACGAAGGCCAGGGCCCGGCGCATCATCGCGGCACTGGAGCGGGCCTATCCCGACGCCAGGATCGCGCTGGAGTTCACGACGTCGCTCGAGCTGCTCGTGGCGACCATTCTGTCCGCGCAGTGCACCGACGAGCGTGTGAACACGGTCACCCGGTCGCTCTTCCGAAAGTATCGGACGGCCGAGGATTACGCGCGGGCCGACCCCGCCGCGCTGGAGCGGGACATTCGCCCGACGGGGTTCTTCCGATCCAAGGCCCGCGCCATCGTCGCCATGGCCAGGATGCTGGTCGACAAGCACGGCGGCCAGGTGCCGGCCGAGCGCGCGCTGCTTACCGCGCTGCCCGGCGTCGGGCTCAAGACGGCCAACGTGGTTCTCGGCAACGCCTTCGGCCAGCCCGCCATCGCCGTCGACACCCATGTGCTCCGCGTCTCGCAACGCCTGGGGCTGGCCCGCTCCAGGGACCCCGACCCGGTCCACGACGAGCTGGCCGAGGTGCTCCCGCGGGCCAGGTGGACTCGAACCTGCCACCTCTTCCAGGCGCACGGACGCCGCACCTGTGTGGCCCGCAAGCCCCGTTGTCCCGTCTGCCCGGTCCTGACGCTCTGCCCCTGGCGGGACAAGACGAGGGCGTGA
- a CDS encoding HIT family protein → MSVAYLHADQFFPGWTVLVLKRHATELYELSHEERAALMEEVSEVARVLATTFHAIKVNYELLGNQIPHIHWHIVPRLARDPAPREPAWLVHHAPQPLEGADLTERLARLRAQLGR, encoded by the coding sequence GTGTCCGTCGCCTACTTGCACGCCGATCAGTTCTTTCCCGGCTGGACGGTGCTGGTCCTCAAGCGTCACGCCACCGAGCTCTACGAGCTGAGCCACGAGGAACGCGCCGCGCTGATGGAAGAGGTCAGCGAGGTCGCTCGGGTCCTGGCCACGACCTTCCACGCCATCAAGGTCAATTACGAGCTGCTCGGCAACCAGATTCCCCACATCCACTGGCACATCGTTCCCCGCCTGGCCCGCGACCCTGCTCCCCGGGAGCCGGCCTGGCTCGTCCACCATGCGCCGCAGCCGCTGGAGGGCGCCGACCTCACGGAGCGCCTGGCCCGGCTCCGCGCACAGCTGGGTCGGTGA
- the argC gene encoding N-acetyl-gamma-glutamyl-phosphate reductase — MAATLRVAVAGASGYMGAELLRLVLRHPHLELTGVTSDRLSGQPLSSAFPHLRGFSDLRFHDLEAEWLAGAADIVVLALPHMESQRIVPVLRQRRVRAIDLSADYRLHDADDYTVWYNAPHIDRPGLGEAVYGLPELHRKAIAGACLVAAPGCYPAGAVLAVAPLLKTGLARPDGIVIDGKSGVSGAGAQGRKMDPMYLYTEANENVQAYGVGVHRHTPEIEQELSALAGSPVRVTFTPHLVPLNRGLFTTAVVPLATDATTRELLAVYRDFYAGEPFVRVLDEGQRPTTRAVLGSNYCDVAVVADTRTGRAVCLSALDNLGKGGAANGVQNLNLLAGWSERAGLEAPPVYP, encoded by the coding sequence GTGGCGGCGACCCTTCGCGTGGCTGTTGCCGGCGCCAGCGGTTACATGGGCGCCGAGCTCCTGCGGCTGGTCCTCCGCCACCCGCATCTGGAGCTGACCGGCGTCACCTCGGATCGGCTCTCCGGACAGCCGCTGTCCAGCGCCTTCCCGCATCTCAGGGGGTTCAGCGACCTGCGTTTTCACGACCTCGAGGCCGAGTGGCTTGCCGGCGCGGCCGACATCGTCGTGCTGGCCCTGCCTCACATGGAGTCTCAAAGGATCGTGCCCGTGCTGCGGCAGCGCCGCGTGCGGGCCATCGATCTCTCGGCCGACTACCGCCTGCACGACGCCGACGACTACACGGTCTGGTACAACGCGCCCCACATCGATCGGCCAGGACTGGGCGAGGCGGTGTACGGGCTGCCCGAGCTGCACCGCAAGGCGATCGCTGGCGCTTGTCTGGTGGCGGCGCCGGGATGCTACCCGGCCGGGGCCGTCCTGGCCGTGGCGCCGCTGTTGAAGACCGGGTTGGCCAGGCCGGATGGCATCGTGATCGACGGCAAGTCCGGTGTGAGCGGAGCGGGGGCCCAGGGACGGAAGATGGACCCGATGTATCTCTACACGGAGGCCAACGAGAACGTCCAGGCCTACGGGGTCGGCGTGCACCGCCACACGCCCGAGATCGAGCAGGAGCTCTCGGCCCTGGCCGGCTCGCCGGTCCGTGTCACGTTCACCCCGCACCTGGTGCCCCTCAACCGCGGCCTGTTCACGACGGCCGTCGTGCCGCTGGCCACCGACGCCACCACGCGGGAGCTGCTCGCCGTCTATCGAGACTTCTACGCCGGCGAGCCCTTCGTCAGGGTGCTGGACGAGGGCCAGCGACCGACGACGCGAGCCGTGCTGGGCTCGAACTACTGCGATGTGGCCGTGGTCGCCGATACCCGCACCGGCCGGGCCGTCTGCCTGTCGGCGCTGGACAACCTGGGCAAGGGCGGCGCCGCCAATGGCGTCCAGAACCTGAACCTTCTGGCCGGCTGGAGCGAGCGGGCGGGCCTCGAAGCGCCGC